A section of the Citrus sinensis cultivar Valencia sweet orange chromosome 8, DVS_A1.0, whole genome shotgun sequence genome encodes:
- the LOC102627321 gene encoding uncharacterized protein LOC102627321 — translation METQKIQQEKQSSPVAPTPAMTSCRKKKKDDATFLEDLKDHIDEFVNASMEEHKTCFSKTIKKMFGMSKVVAERNANTQEVESSLPLQTTISD, via the exons ATGGAAACGCAAAAGATTCAGCAGGAGAAACAATCATCACCTGTTGCTCCAACTCCTGCCATGACTTCATGtcgaaagaagaagaaagatgatGCCACTTTCTTGGAGGATTTGAAAGATCACATCGATGAGTTTGTAAATGCATCAATGGAGGAACACAAAACTTGTTTTTCAAAGACCATCAAAAAG ATGTTTGGTATGTCAAAAGTTGTAGCAGAAAGGAATGCTAACACCCAGGAAGTTGAAAGCTCCCTGCCCCTTCAGACAACAATTTCAGATTAA
- the LOC102626657 gene encoding uncharacterized protein LOC102626657 isoform X2, which yields MHRNGTVVDKAFADLNLVVDENGCTTSSPTLKAASLVPMQSCQRKRKHGATTGSSEGQCEITGLSMKEPKNNLASPTSLKIAALEALETLLIVVCI from the exons ATGCACAG GAATGGCACTGTTGTGGACAAAGCGTTTGCCGATTTGAATCTAGTTGTTGATGAGAATGGCTGCACAACTTCTAGCCCAACCTTGAAAGCTGCTTCTTTGGTACCCATGCAATCTTGTCAGAGGAAAAGGAAGCACGGTGCTACTACTGGTTCTTCTGAGGGGCAATGTGAAATAACTGGTTTGAGCATGAAAGAACCAAAAAACAATTTGGCGTCTCCAACATCTTTGAAGATTGCTGCGCTTGAGGCATTAGAAACTCTTCTTATTGTGGTATGTATATAG
- the LOC102626657 gene encoding uncharacterized protein LOC102626657 isoform X1, whose translation MCTARVKKKAILNYKTIAVIHGHWNGTVVDKAFADLNLVVDENGCTTSSPTLKAASLVPMQSCQRKRKHGATTGSSEGQCEITGLSMKEPKNNLASPTSLKIAALEALETLLIVVCI comes from the exons atgtGCACTGCCAGAGTTAAGAAGAAAGCTATACTCAATTACAAAACCATTGCTGTTATTCATGGGCACTG GAATGGCACTGTTGTGGACAAAGCGTTTGCCGATTTGAATCTAGTTGTTGATGAGAATGGCTGCACAACTTCTAGCCCAACCTTGAAAGCTGCTTCTTTGGTACCCATGCAATCTTGTCAGAGGAAAAGGAAGCACGGTGCTACTACTGGTTCTTCTGAGGGGCAATGTGAAATAACTGGTTTGAGCATGAAAGAACCAAAAAACAATTTGGCGTCTCCAACATCTTTGAAGATTGCTGCGCTTGAGGCATTAGAAACTCTTCTTATTGTGGTATGTATATAG
- the LOC102626149 gene encoding 3-ketoacyl-CoA synthase 4 encodes MSTINGGGVQIRQSRRLPDFLQSVNLKYVKLGYHYLMTHLLTLLLVPLMAVIIIEASQMNPDDMHQLWLHLKYNLVSVIICSAVLVFGSTVYIMTRPRSIYLVDFSCYRPPSHLQVKFHQFMEHSRLTGDFDESSLEFQRKILERSGLGEETYVPDAMHYLPPRPSMAAAREEAEQVMFGALDNLFANTNVKPKDIGILVVNCSLFNPTPSLSAMIVNKYKLRGNIRSFNLGGMGCSAGVIAIDLAKDMLQVHRNTYAVVVSTENITQNWYFGNKKSMLIPNCLFRVGGSAVLLSNKAKDRRRAKYKLVHVVRTHKGADDNAFKCVYQEQDNAGKTGVSLSKDLMAIAGMALKANITTLGPLVLPISEQLLFFATLVAKKFSNAKVKPYIPDFKLAFDHFCIHAGGRAVIDELEKNLQLLPEHVEASRMTLHRFGNTSSSSIWYELAYTEAKGRMRRGNRVWQIAFGSGFKCNSAVWQALRNVKPSPNSPWEDCIDKYPVQTVT; translated from the coding sequence ATGAGTACTATTAATGGTGGTGGTGTTCAGATCCGGCAGAGCAGGAGGCTGCCAGATTTTCTTCAGAGTGTGAATTTAAAGTATGTGAAGTTGGGTTATCACTACTTGATGACTCATCTTCTGACCCTTTTGTTAGTTCCTTTAATGGCTGTCATTATCATTGAGGCATCACAAATGAACCCAGATGACATGCACCAGTTGTGGCTCCATCTCAAGTATAATCTTGTCAGTGTCATTATTTGCTCGGCTGTTCTTGTTTTTGGATCCACTGTTTACATCATGACCCGGCCCAGATCCATTTACTTGGTTGATTTTTCTTGTTACCGCCCTCCTTCTCATCTGCAAGTCAAATTTCATCAGTTCATGGAGCATTCGAGGCTGACTGGTGATTTTGATGAGTCTTCATTGGAGTTTCAGCGCAAGATTTTGGAAAGATCGGGACTTGGTGAAGAAACTTATGTGCCTGACGCTATGCATTATTTGCCACCTAGGCCTTCAATGGCCGCTGCTAGAGAGGAGGCAGAGCAGGTGATGTTTGGTGCTTTGGATAATTTATTTGCTAATACTAATGTCAAGCCTAAAGATATTGGTATTCTTGTCGTTAATTGTAGTTTGTTTAATCCTACACCTTCGTTATCTGCTATGATTGTTAATAAGTATAAGTTGAGGGGTAATATTAGGAGCTTTAATCTTGGTGGTATGGGGTGTAGTGCTGGGGTTATAGCTATTGATCTTGCTAAGGATATGCTGCAAGTACATAGAAATACTTATGCTGTTGTTGTCAGTACTGAAAATATTACTCAGAATTGGTATTTTGGGAACAAGAAGTCCATGTTGATACCCAATTGTTTGTTTAGAGTTGGGGGTTCCGCGGTTTTGCTATCAAATAAAGCCAAGGATAGGCGCCGGGCTAAGTATAAGCTTGTTCATGTAGTGAGGACACATAAAGGAGCTGATGATAATGCATTTAAGTGTGTTTATCAAGAACAAGACAATGCTGGAAAAACTGGGGTGTCCTTGTCGAAAGATTTAATGGCTATTGCTGGTATGGCCCTAAAGGCCAACATCACTACCTTAGGTCCCCTTGTTCTTCCTATAAGCGAGCAACTTCTCTTCTTTGCAACTTTGGTTGCCAAGAAGTTTTCTAATGCCAAAGTCAAGCCTTATATTCCTGATTTCAAGCTCgcttttgatcatttttgcATACATGCTGGAGGGAGAGCTGTGATTGACGAGCTTGAGAAGAATTTGCAGCTTCTCCCAGAACATGTTGAGGCATCTAGGATGACTTTACATCGGTTTGGTAACACTTCATCAAGTTCAATTTGGTATGAGCTGGCTTACACTGAGGCAAAAGGTAGGATGCGAAGGGGGAACCGGGTTTGGCAGATTGCCTTTGGGAGTGGTTTCAAATGTAATAGTGCGGTCTGGCAGGCCCTTCGGAATGTGAAGCCCTCCCCTAATAGTCCGTGGGAAGATTGCATTGACAAGTATCCAGTGCAGACAGTTACATAA